The following coding sequences are from one Gossypium raimondii isolate GPD5lz chromosome 4, ASM2569854v1, whole genome shotgun sequence window:
- the LOC105780695 gene encoding protein MET1, chloroplastic → MALAPTTYPSYLCSNTCSPLHRATQPLLSSTRHVGVRFNSKCSASFCSGKEQLKPWILVAKASDGESQTTEQEEQQYEEYEVEIEQPYGLKFRKGRDGGTYIDAIQPGGAADKAGVFTVGDKVLATSAVFGTEIWPAAEYGRTMYTIRQRIGPLLMKMQKRYGKVDEGGELTEKEIIRAERNSGVISDRVREIQMQNYMRKKEQKERRETDLREGLQLYKSGNYEQALEKFESVLGSKPEPNEAAVASYNVACCYAKLNQIQAGLSALEDALEAGFEDFKRIRTDPDLANLKNSEQFEPLLKRFDESFINENAINAIKSLFGIFNQK, encoded by the exons ATGGCTTTGGCTCCCACCACTTATCCCTCCTATCTCTGCTCTAACACTTGCTCACCCTTACACAGAGCCACTCAACCTCTCCTTTCTTCAACCAGGCACGTAGGAGTTAGATTTAACAGCAAGTGTTCAGCGTCTTTCTGCAGTGGCAAGGAGCAGCTAAAGCCATGGATTTTGGTAGCGAAAGCATCGGATGGTGAGTCCCAAACCACAGAGCAGGAAGAGCAGCAGTACGAGGAGTATGAGGTAGAGATTGAGCAGCCTTATGGGCTCAAATTCAGAAAAGGCAGAGATGGTGGGACTTACATTGATGCTATTCAGCCTGGTGGAGCTGCTGACAAGGCTGGGGTTTTCACCGTTGGGGACAAAGTACTTGCCACCAG TGCAGTGTTTGGAACAGAAATATGGCCGGCCGCCGAATATGGGAGGACAATGTACACCATCCGCCAGAGAATTGGTCCATTGCTTATGAAAATGCAGAAAAGATATG GGAAGGTTGATGAAGGAGGCGAGTTAACAGAGAAGGAGATTATTAGAGCTGAGAGGAACTCAGGTGTAATTAGTGACAGAGTGAGGGAAATCCAA ATGCAAAACTATATGAggaaaaaggaacaaaaagaaCGCAGGGAAACGGATCTTCGTGAAGGGTTGCAACTATACAA GAGCGGCAATTACGAGCAAGCGCTGGAGAAATTCGAGTCTGTACTGGGATCAAAGCCAGAGCCTAATGAAGCAGCCGTAGCAAGTTACAATGTTGCTTGCTGTTATGCAAAGCTTAATCAG ATTCAAGCTGGTCTATCAGCACTTGAAGATGCCTTGGAGGCAGGATTTGAAGACTTTAAG AGAATCCGGACGGATCCAGACCTGGCCAATCTAAAAAACTCAGAGCAATTTGAGCCACTGCTTAAAAGGTTTGATGAATCATTTATAAATGAGAATGCCATCAATGCCATTAAATCTTTATTTGGCATTTTCAACCAGAAATAG